A portion of the Leifsonia sp. EB41 genome contains these proteins:
- a CDS encoding aspartate kinase has product MALIVQKYGGSSVADAESIKRVAKRIVETRKAGNEVVVAVSAMGDTTDELVDLAHEVTPIPAPRELDMLLTAGERISMALLAMSIKSMGYDARSFTGSQAGMITDAQHGAARIVDVTPGRIKEALDEGAIAIVAGFQGFNRDTRDITTLGRGGSDTTAVALAAALGAEVCEIYTDVDGVFTSDPRQVPLARKIDRITSEEMLELAAAGAKVLHIRAVEYARRHNVTLHVRSSFSNRVGTYVLNEAAAAEAAKKDGIVEEPIISGVATDLSEAKITVVGVPDVPGKAAQIFKIVAKANANVDMIVQNVSAAATSLTDISFTLPKSEGQRVLTALNGERDEVGFQALQYDDQIGKLALVGAGMRTNSGVSAKLFEALYVAGINIEMISTSEIRISVVTRADTVAEAARVVHTAFGLDGDEKAIVYAGTGR; this is encoded by the coding sequence GTGGCCCTGATCGTTCAGAAATACGGCGGCTCGTCCGTCGCCGACGCCGAGAGCATCAAGCGCGTCGCCAAGCGCATCGTCGAGACGCGCAAGGCGGGCAACGAGGTCGTCGTGGCCGTCTCCGCCATGGGCGACACCACCGACGAGCTGGTCGACCTGGCCCACGAGGTCACGCCGATCCCCGCGCCGCGCGAGCTGGACATGCTGCTCACGGCGGGGGAGCGCATTTCGATGGCGCTGCTCGCGATGTCGATCAAGAGCATGGGCTACGACGCGCGCTCCTTCACGGGCAGCCAGGCCGGCATGATCACCGACGCCCAGCACGGCGCCGCCCGCATCGTGGATGTCACCCCCGGCCGCATCAAGGAGGCGCTCGACGAGGGCGCGATCGCCATCGTCGCCGGCTTCCAGGGCTTCAACCGCGACACCCGCGACATCACGACCCTCGGCCGCGGCGGCTCCGACACCACCGCCGTCGCCCTCGCCGCCGCGCTCGGCGCCGAGGTCTGCGAGATCTACACCGATGTCGACGGCGTGTTCACCTCGGACCCCCGGCAGGTCCCGCTCGCCCGCAAGATCGACCGCATCACCAGCGAGGAGATGCTCGAGCTCGCGGCCGCCGGCGCCAAGGTCCTGCACATCCGCGCGGTGGAGTACGCCCGCCGCCACAACGTGACCCTGCACGTGCGCTCCTCGTTCTCGAACCGGGTGGGCACGTACGTCCTCAATGAAGCAGCTGCGGCCGAGGCCGCGAAGAAGGATGGAATCGTGGAAGAGCCGATCATCTCCGGAGTCGCCACCGATCTGAGCGAGGCGAAGATCACCGTCGTCGGCGTGCCCGACGTCCCCGGCAAGGCGGCGCAGATCTTCAAGATCGTCGCGAAGGCCAACGCCAACGTCGACATGATCGTCCAGAACGTGTCCGCCGCCGCGACCAGCCTCACCGACATCTCGTTCACCCTCCCGAAGTCGGAGGGCCAGCGCGTGCTGACCGCCCTGAACGGCGAGCGCGACGAGGTCGGCTTCCAGGCCCTCCAGTACGACGACCAGATCGGCAAGCTCGCCCTGGTCGGCGCCGGGATGCGCACCAACTCGGGCGTCTCCGCGAAGCTGTTCGAAGCGCTGTACGTCGCGGGAATCAACATCGAGATGATCTCCACCAGCGAGATCCGCATCTCGGTCGTCACTCGCGCCGACACCGTGGCGGAGGCCGCCCGCGTCGTGCACACCGCCTTCGGGCTGGACGGCGACGAGAAGGCGATCGTCTACGCCGGCACCGGCCGCTGA
- a CDS encoding aspartate-semialdehyde dehydrogenase: MSETTPGFDIAVVGATGQVGAVMRQLLEERDFPVKSIRFFASSRSAGTKLPFRGEEITVEDVEIADVSGIDIALFSAGATGSKAHAPRFAEAGAIVIDNSSGWRMDPDVPLVVSEVNPEAIDDARKGIIANPNCTTMAAMPVLKVLHEEAGLQRLIVSTYQAVSGSGLAGAEELAGQIRTAVADENLLQLVHDGSSVAMPEPVKYVRPIAFDVIPLAGTIVEDGFNETDEEKKLRNESRKILGLPELLVSGTCVRVPVFTGHSLSINAEFASPISPKRATELLSDAPGVKLTDVPTPLEAAGQDPSFVGRIRADEGAPEGRGLALFISNDNLRKGAALNAVQIAELVAARLTSRVAG, from the coding sequence ATGAGCGAGACCACTCCCGGCTTCGACATCGCCGTCGTCGGCGCCACCGGCCAGGTCGGCGCCGTGATGCGCCAGTTGCTGGAGGAGCGCGACTTCCCGGTGAAGAGCATCCGGTTCTTCGCATCGTCGCGCTCGGCCGGCACGAAGCTGCCGTTCCGCGGCGAGGAGATCACGGTCGAGGACGTGGAGATCGCCGACGTCTCCGGCATCGACATCGCCCTGTTCTCGGCCGGCGCCACCGGCTCGAAGGCGCACGCGCCCCGGTTCGCCGAGGCCGGCGCCATCGTCATCGACAACTCCAGCGGCTGGCGGATGGACCCGGACGTGCCGCTCGTGGTCTCCGAGGTGAACCCCGAGGCCATCGACGACGCGCGCAAGGGCATCATCGCGAACCCCAACTGCACCACGATGGCCGCCATGCCAGTGCTGAAGGTCCTGCACGAGGAGGCCGGCCTCCAGCGCCTCATCGTGAGCACCTACCAGGCCGTGTCGGGCTCCGGCCTGGCCGGCGCCGAGGAGCTGGCCGGTCAGATCCGCACGGCTGTCGCCGACGAGAACCTGCTCCAACTCGTGCACGACGGCTCGTCCGTCGCGATGCCCGAGCCGGTCAAGTACGTGCGCCCGATCGCGTTCGACGTCATCCCGCTCGCCGGCACGATCGTCGAGGACGGCTTCAACGAGACCGACGAGGAGAAGAAGCTCCGCAACGAGAGCCGCAAGATCCTCGGCCTCCCGGAGCTGCTGGTGAGCGGCACCTGCGTGCGGGTGCCCGTGTTCACCGGCCATTCGCTGTCCATCAACGCCGAGTTCGCGTCGCCGATCAGCCCCAAGCGTGCCACCGAGCTGCTGTCCGATGCGCCCGGCGTGAAGCTCACCGACGTCCCCACCCCGCTGGAGGCCGCCGGCCAGGACCCGAGCTTCGTCGGCCGCATCCGCGCGGACGAGGGCGCCCCGGAGGGCCGCGGCCTCGCGCTGTTCATCAGCAACGACAACCTCCGCAAGGGCGCCGCGCTCAACGCGGTGCAGATCGCCGAACTCGTAGCAGCCCGCCTCACGTCCCGCGTCGCCGGCTAG
- a CDS encoding Rv2578c family radical SAM protein produces the protein MRWSGQELAVETPSALPGLARLNNLVRSVRTPEFAGITFHEILAKSALNKIPGGGGPMPFGWTINPYRGCSHACVYCFARPTHSYLELDQGKDFDQEIIVKVNVADVLRKELTKPSWGHHPVALGTNTDPYQRAEGRYALMPGIIDALTDSGTPFSILTKGSLLRRDLDRLAEAATRVPVDLAMSIAVYDDELQQSVEPGTPTTKARLATVTAVREHGLDCGVFLMPILPYLTDTRAHLDEALRQAKEAGATSVLYTALHLKPGVKEWYYLWLGREHPELLPQYRSMYGRGTYAPKEYRTWLAARIKPLIRAYRLERGQEDPLTGGVRSSALGMLRDGEGERRAVDRVAPEEVAPESALVTLGVQPTLF, from the coding sequence ATGAGGTGGAGCGGGCAGGAGCTGGCGGTGGAGACGCCGTCAGCCCTGCCCGGTCTCGCCCGGCTGAACAACCTGGTGCGGTCGGTGCGCACGCCGGAGTTCGCGGGCATCACGTTCCACGAGATCCTTGCCAAGTCGGCGCTCAACAAGATCCCCGGCGGGGGAGGGCCGATGCCCTTCGGCTGGACGATCAACCCGTACCGCGGCTGCTCGCACGCCTGCGTCTACTGCTTCGCGCGTCCCACGCACAGCTATCTGGAGCTCGACCAGGGCAAGGACTTCGACCAGGAGATCATCGTCAAGGTCAACGTGGCCGACGTGCTGCGCAAGGAGCTGACGAAGCCGAGCTGGGGCCACCACCCGGTCGCGCTCGGCACCAACACCGACCCGTACCAGCGGGCCGAGGGGCGCTATGCGCTGATGCCCGGCATCATCGATGCGCTGACCGACTCCGGCACGCCGTTCAGCATCCTTACCAAGGGGTCGCTGCTCCGGCGCGACCTCGACCGGCTGGCGGAGGCGGCGACGCGGGTCCCCGTCGACCTCGCGATGTCGATCGCGGTCTACGACGACGAACTGCAGCAGTCGGTCGAACCGGGAACGCCCACGACCAAGGCACGGCTGGCGACCGTCACCGCCGTCCGCGAGCACGGCCTCGACTGCGGGGTGTTCCTGATGCCGATCCTGCCGTACCTCACGGATACGCGGGCGCACCTCGATGAGGCACTGCGCCAGGCGAAGGAGGCCGGCGCCACCAGTGTGCTCTACACCGCGCTGCACCTGAAGCCCGGCGTCAAGGAGTGGTACTACCTGTGGCTGGGCCGGGAGCATCCGGAGCTGCTGCCCCAATACCGCAGCATGTACGGCCGCGGCACGTACGCGCCCAAGGAGTACCGCACCTGGCTGGCAGCGCGGATCAAGCCGCTCATCCGAGCATACCGACTCGAGCGCGGCCAGGAGGATCCGCTGACCGGGGGAGTGCGTTCGTCGGCGCTCGGGATGCTGCGCGACGGCGAGGGGGAGCGGCGTGCAGTGGATCGGGTGGCGCCCGAGGAGGTCGCGCCCGAGTCGGCGCTGGTGACGCTCGGGGTGCAGCCGACGTTGTTCTGA
- a CDS encoding ABC-F family ATP-binding cassette domain-containing protein, with product MPTLTLTPLRADGVSVSYGDRRVLTDVSLTVPPGARLGLIGENGAGKSTLLRVLAGAETPDSGLVQRPKRVGFLWQEVRFSPDETLATLIEDALAEVRAIEHELEAAAAALAGDDPAAHARYDAALAAAELAEVWSIASRRDALLDGLGVGAIPLARRLDEVSGGQRSRFALAALLLGRPEALLLDEPTNHLDDAAAAFLESQLLGWHGPVLFASHDRAFLDSAATGLLDLDPTRTGTTVFGGGYSAYLAEKTAERHRWEKQYADEQAELAALKHAVDVTARSIAWSGKVRDNDKFVKSYKGNTLDRQISRRVRNADGRLEELTSTQVRKPPKPLGFSGIPAGFQAVGGEAGSLLQADDLHVPGRLKLDRFAVEAQSRVLVTGANGAGKSTLLSVLAGRIVPLVGTVQRRRGLRVELLEQDVRFADPTQTPRRIYELALGERRAEAVPLSGLGLIAPRDLDREVGALSVGQQRRLALALIMARPPHVFLLDEPTNHLSLSLATELEAALGGYPGAVVVASHDRWLRERWSGEVVSLRSATLRDA from the coding sequence TTGCCAACACTCACTCTCACTCCACTGCGCGCCGACGGTGTCTCCGTCAGCTACGGCGACCGGCGCGTGCTCACCGACGTCTCCCTCACCGTGCCTCCCGGCGCCCGCCTCGGCCTGATCGGCGAGAACGGCGCGGGCAAGTCCACGCTGCTGCGGGTGCTCGCGGGGGCTGAGACCCCGGACTCCGGCCTCGTCCAGCGGCCGAAGCGGGTCGGCTTCCTCTGGCAGGAGGTCCGCTTCTCGCCCGACGAGACGCTCGCCACGCTGATCGAGGACGCCCTCGCCGAGGTGCGCGCGATCGAGCACGAGCTGGAGGCCGCGGCGGCGGCGCTCGCGGGGGACGACCCCGCGGCGCACGCGCGGTACGACGCCGCCCTCGCGGCGGCCGAGCTCGCCGAGGTGTGGTCGATCGCGTCGCGTCGCGACGCGCTCCTCGACGGTCTCGGGGTCGGCGCCATCCCGCTGGCCCGGCGGCTGGACGAGGTCTCGGGAGGGCAGCGCAGCCGGTTCGCGCTGGCCGCGCTGCTGCTCGGCCGGCCGGAGGCGCTGCTGCTCGACGAGCCGACGAACCACCTGGACGACGCCGCCGCGGCGTTCCTGGAGTCGCAGCTCCTCGGCTGGCACGGCCCGGTGCTCTTCGCGAGCCACGACCGCGCGTTCCTCGACTCGGCGGCCACCGGCCTCCTCGACCTGGACCCGACGCGCACCGGCACGACCGTGTTCGGCGGCGGCTACAGTGCGTATCTCGCCGAGAAGACGGCCGAGCGGCACCGCTGGGAGAAGCAGTACGCCGACGAGCAGGCCGAGCTCGCTGCGTTGAAGCACGCGGTCGACGTGACCGCGCGCTCCATCGCCTGGTCGGGCAAGGTCCGCGACAACGACAAGTTCGTGAAGTCGTACAAGGGCAACACCCTGGACCGGCAGATCAGCCGGCGCGTGCGCAACGCGGACGGCCGGCTGGAGGAGCTGACCAGCACGCAGGTCCGCAAGCCGCCCAAGCCGCTCGGCTTCTCCGGCATCCCCGCGGGGTTCCAGGCCGTGGGCGGGGAGGCCGGGTCGCTGCTGCAGGCGGACGACCTCCACGTGCCCGGCCGGCTGAAGCTCGACCGGTTCGCGGTGGAGGCGCAGTCGCGCGTGCTCGTGACCGGGGCCAACGGTGCAGGCAAGTCGACGCTGCTCTCGGTGCTCGCCGGGCGGATCGTTCCGCTCGTCGGGACGGTGCAGCGCCGGCGCGGCCTGCGGGTGGAGCTCCTGGAGCAGGATGTGCGCTTCGCGGACCCGACGCAGACCCCCCGGCGGATCTACGAGCTGGCGCTGGGGGAGCGGCGCGCGGAGGCCGTCCCGCTCTCGGGGCTCGGCCTGATCGCCCCGCGCGACCTCGACCGGGAGGTCGGCGCGCTGTCCGTGGGGCAGCAGCGCCGGCTCGCGCTTGCGCTGATCATGGCGCGGCCGCCGCACGTGTTCCTGCTGGACGAGCCGACCAACCACCTCTCGCTCAGCCTGGCGACCGAGCTGGAGGCCGCCCTCGGCGGATACCCCGGCGCGGTCGTGGTCGCGAGCCATGACCGCTGGCTGCGCGAGCGCTGGTCGGGGGAGGTGGTGTCGCTGCGGAGCGCCACGCTGCGCGACGCTTGA
- a CDS encoding malate:quinone oxidoreductase — MSTDPIDVVLIGGGIMSATLGSMIQRVQPDWTIRIYESLGEVAQESSNPWNNAGTGHAALCELNYMPEAADGSVDPAKAISINEQFQLSRQYWASLVAAGHLPAPDTFINATPHMTFVRGRDNVRYLRKRYEALKDQPLFEGMEYSEDPATIGEWTPLLTKKRNAKQRIAATRQTAGTDVDFGALTRALVDDLVANGAELALNHKVLSIKRTADELWKIKVRHEVGHTPHEALARFVFVGAGGGALHLLQKSGIPEIKGFGGFPISGQFLRTSNPKIVAQHQAKVYGKAAVGAPPMSVPHLDTRVVDGETSLLFGPYAGFSPKFLKSGSWWDLPGSVRAGNLGPMLAVARDNFSLIKYLVGEVLANRAKKMKALQEFMPTAKSEDWELITAGQRVQVMKKDPKKGGVLQFGTEVIASADGSIAGLLGASPGASTAVPIMVDLLKQCFPDRYEGWLPTLKQLIPTVGTTLNDRPEEAERVLAETAAVLDLAESPAGQVVRA, encoded by the coding sequence GTGAGCACTGACCCCATCGACGTCGTCCTGATCGGCGGCGGCATCATGAGCGCGACGCTGGGCTCCATGATCCAGCGCGTCCAGCCCGACTGGACCATCCGCATCTACGAGTCCCTGGGCGAGGTCGCCCAGGAGAGCTCGAACCCGTGGAACAACGCAGGAACGGGCCACGCCGCCCTCTGCGAGCTGAACTACATGCCGGAGGCCGCCGACGGCAGCGTCGACCCGGCCAAAGCCATCAGCATCAACGAGCAGTTCCAGCTCAGCCGGCAGTACTGGGCCTCCCTGGTCGCCGCGGGCCACCTGCCCGCCCCGGACACGTTCATCAACGCGACGCCGCACATGACGTTCGTGCGCGGCCGCGACAACGTCCGCTACCTCCGCAAGCGCTACGAGGCGCTCAAGGACCAGCCGCTGTTCGAGGGCATGGAGTACTCCGAGGACCCGGCGACGATCGGCGAGTGGACCCCGCTGCTCACCAAGAAGCGCAACGCCAAGCAGCGCATCGCCGCCACCCGCCAGACCGCGGGCACCGACGTCGACTTCGGCGCGCTCACCCGCGCACTCGTCGACGACCTGGTCGCGAACGGCGCCGAGCTCGCCCTCAACCACAAGGTGCTCAGCATCAAGCGCACCGCGGACGAGCTCTGGAAGATCAAGGTTCGCCACGAGGTCGGCCACACGCCGCACGAGGCGCTCGCACGATTCGTGTTCGTCGGCGCGGGCGGCGGCGCCCTGCACCTGCTGCAGAAGTCCGGCATCCCTGAGATCAAGGGCTTCGGCGGCTTCCCGATCTCGGGCCAGTTCCTCCGCACCTCCAACCCGAAGATCGTCGCGCAGCACCAGGCGAAGGTCTACGGCAAGGCCGCGGTCGGCGCTCCGCCGATGTCGGTCCCGCACCTCGACACCCGCGTGGTGGACGGGGAGACCTCCCTGCTGTTCGGCCCGTACGCCGGCTTCAGCCCCAAGTTCCTGAAGAGCGGAAGCTGGTGGGACCTGCCCGGCTCGGTCCGCGCGGGCAACCTCGGCCCGATGCTCGCGGTCGCGCGCGACAACTTCTCCCTCATCAAGTACCTGGTGGGCGAGGTGCTCGCCAACCGGGCCAAGAAGATGAAGGCGCTGCAGGAGTTCATGCCGACCGCGAAGTCGGAGGACTGGGAGCTCATCACCGCAGGCCAGCGCGTGCAGGTGATGAAGAAGGACCCGAAGAAGGGCGGCGTGCTGCAGTTCGGCACCGAGGTGATCGCCTCCGCGGACGGCTCGATCGCCGGTCTGCTCGGCGCGTCCCCTGGCGCGTCGACGGCCGTGCCGATCATGGTCGACCTCCTCAAGCAGTGCTTCCCCGACCGCTACGAGGGCTGGCTGCCGACGCTGAAGCAGCTCATCCCCACGGTCGGCACCACGCTCAACGACCGCCCGGAGGAGGCCGAGCGCGTGCTCGCCGAGACCGCGGCGGTGCTCGACCTGGCGGAGAGCCCCGCCGGTCAGGTCGTCCGGGCCTGA
- a CDS encoding MerR family transcriptional regulator: MRISELVERTGVPLATVKFYLRQGMLPPGEAVSATRADYGEEHVRRIGLIRALSDVAGLPLGRVKDVLDLIDHPDGELFDALGSAVAALPPYLDDAQPPYPRAHAALAAIGQVYDERFAAVAQLERALEAVEAGGIPMTDERLHVYAEHLRAMAEYDLSRMPEDGGREGALAYAVLGTALYDPVVAALRRLAHQDAAARRLGAFPEPPKGT, translated from the coding sequence ATGCGCATCTCGGAGCTGGTCGAGCGGACGGGCGTGCCGCTGGCGACGGTCAAGTTCTACCTGCGGCAGGGGATGCTCCCGCCCGGGGAGGCCGTCAGCGCGACGCGCGCGGACTACGGCGAGGAGCACGTGCGCCGCATCGGCCTCATCCGCGCGCTCTCGGACGTGGCGGGGCTGCCGCTGGGCCGGGTGAAGGACGTGCTCGACCTGATCGACCATCCCGACGGCGAGCTCTTCGACGCGCTGGGGAGCGCGGTCGCGGCCCTTCCGCCGTACCTCGACGACGCGCAGCCGCCCTACCCGCGCGCACACGCCGCTCTCGCTGCGATCGGACAGGTCTACGACGAGCGGTTCGCCGCGGTGGCCCAGCTCGAACGCGCGCTGGAGGCGGTGGAGGCCGGCGGCATCCCGATGACGGACGAGCGCCTCCACGTGTACGCGGAGCACCTGCGGGCGATGGCGGAGTACGACCTCAGCCGAATGCCGGAGGACGGCGGCCGGGAAGGGGCGCTCGCCTACGCGGTGCTCGGGACGGCGCTCTACGACCCGGTGGTCGCGGCGCTGCGCCGCCTGGCCCACCAGGACGCCGCCGCGCGCCGCCTCGGCGCGTTCCCGGAGCCGCCGAAGGGCACGTAA
- the recR gene encoding recombination mediator RecR codes for MYEGIVQELIDELGRLPGIGPKSAQRIAFHILQTESFDVTRLAEVLLEVRDKVRFCEICGNVSEQPTCTICRDPRRSPDTICVVEEAKDVVAIERTREFRGLYHVLGGAISPIDGVGPDDLRIRQLMQRLADGTVQEVIIATDPNLEGEATATYLSRLLTTLEIRVTRLASGLPVGGDLEYADEVTLGRAFEGRRQVS; via the coding sequence GTGTACGAGGGCATCGTCCAGGAGCTGATCGACGAGCTGGGTCGGCTTCCCGGCATCGGGCCGAAGTCGGCACAGCGCATTGCGTTCCACATCCTGCAGACCGAGAGCTTCGACGTCACCCGGCTCGCCGAGGTGCTGCTCGAGGTGCGCGACAAGGTGCGCTTCTGCGAGATCTGCGGCAACGTCTCCGAACAGCCGACCTGCACGATCTGCCGCGACCCGCGCCGCTCTCCCGACACCATCTGCGTGGTCGAGGAGGCCAAGGACGTCGTCGCCATCGAGCGCACCCGCGAGTTCCGCGGCCTGTACCACGTGCTCGGCGGCGCCATCAGCCCGATCGACGGCGTCGGGCCCGACGACCTCCGCATCCGGCAGCTCATGCAGCGCCTCGCCGACGGCACCGTGCAGGAGGTCATCATCGCGACCGACCCCAACCTGGAGGGGGAGGCCACGGCCACCTACCTCAGCCGCCTGCTGACCACGCTGGAGATCCGCGTCACCCGGCTCGCCTCCGGCCTCCCCGTCGGCGGCGACCTGGAGTACGCCGACGAGGTCACCCTCGGCCGCGCCTTCGAAGGCCGCCGCCAAGTCTCTTAA
- a CDS encoding sensor histidine kinase: MSLGLPSHLSRQANSRALATAARWAALVCLVMAAVNVAVSTVGGTTGAASWISTLVLLPMIALLLLLSRGRTVLLTIVYLLVGAVCTYFYVYLIFDSTPEYQDTNLLVVALPVVAMTLVGGTGTGSLVGVLWATLGFALAETAVFLGATAAGRVFRPDAISLSAYLLLVGVLAFDGLTRGSRSRTQGAIHRAVRDSRLVDLRRELLAESTADLHDTVLSELVAVASTEPGELPARLRQRIESDLHRLGGAGMPADEQKPTDEDPWYDSELRRAIEDARDEGIAIDISGEREAVALLSADARRAVGLAVRQCLVNVLRHSGSATAEVAFSCGDASVSVMVVDGGRGFAAAGVPAGDRLGLRQSVHDRISKVGGSVTVYSAEDVGTTVIMTLPVAEAA, encoded by the coding sequence GTGTCGCTCGGCCTTCCCAGCCACCTCTCCAGGCAGGCGAATTCGCGCGCGCTGGCCACGGCGGCGCGCTGGGCCGCGCTGGTCTGCCTGGTGATGGCCGCTGTCAACGTCGCGGTGTCGACGGTCGGCGGGACCACCGGCGCCGCCTCCTGGATCAGCACCCTCGTGCTGCTGCCGATGATCGCGCTGCTGCTCCTGCTGTCGCGCGGCCGGACCGTCCTGCTCACGATCGTCTACCTGCTCGTCGGCGCGGTCTGCACCTACTTCTACGTCTACCTGATCTTCGACAGCACCCCCGAGTATCAGGACACGAACCTGCTCGTCGTCGCCCTCCCCGTCGTCGCGATGACCCTCGTCGGCGGGACCGGCACCGGCTCGCTCGTCGGCGTGCTGTGGGCCACGCTCGGGTTCGCGCTCGCGGAGACCGCCGTCTTCCTCGGGGCGACAGCGGCCGGGCGGGTCTTCCGGCCCGACGCCATCTCGCTGAGCGCCTACCTGCTGCTGGTCGGCGTGCTCGCGTTCGACGGGCTCACCCGCGGCTCGCGCTCGCGGACGCAGGGCGCCATCCACCGCGCCGTCCGCGACTCCCGGCTCGTCGACCTGCGGCGCGAGCTGCTCGCGGAGTCCACGGCCGACCTCCACGACACCGTCCTCAGCGAGCTCGTCGCCGTCGCCAGCACGGAGCCGGGGGAGCTGCCCGCGCGGCTCCGGCAGCGCATCGAGTCCGACCTCCACCGCCTCGGGGGCGCCGGGATGCCCGCCGACGAGCAGAAGCCCACCGACGAGGACCCCTGGTACGACAGCGAACTGCGCCGGGCCATTGAGGACGCGCGCGACGAGGGCATCGCCATCGACATCTCCGGGGAGCGGGAGGCCGTCGCGCTCCTGAGCGCCGACGCCCGCCGCGCGGTCGGGCTCGCCGTCCGCCAGTGCCTGGTCAATGTGCTGCGGCACTCCGGCAGCGCGACCGCCGAGGTCGCGTTCTCCTGCGGCGACGCCTCCGTCTCGGTCATGGTCGTCGACGGCGGTCGCGGCTTCGCGGCGGCCGGCGTCCCCGCCGGCGACCGGCTGGGCCTGCGCCAATCGGTGCACGACAGGATCAGCAAGGTCGGCGGTTCGGTCACCGTCTACTCCGCGGAAGACGTCGGGACGACCGTGATCATGACCCTCCCGGTCGCGGAGGCGGCATGA